The following are encoded together in the Vigna unguiculata cultivar IT97K-499-35 chromosome 2, ASM411807v1, whole genome shotgun sequence genome:
- the LOC114173683 gene encoding uncharacterized protein LOC114173683 — MALLGEDGRGYELARKLDTCGVWRTWLGDSTYAGFAPFLTSPSAWDSFITSSTHVPLQLRVRALLFDKATASLSPNPNPNPNSNPNSYLQRLNPTYLQLHADDIYFTLDTPSHDSKNQSNKTASASGSRYVESELPETWYSQVIDKYKTSKNIVSGESRSPAEMASYLNYVTNHKKRRLAFKEDVNSVADHALQPNGGGLAVTDDGDSAVFPEIAFALNCVPDSALPLSDRVGNSGKQKVKVFSVLDTLPPIAPTRHSVMMERLGVRPEPGSMEHGGGVSRGKFGADGNGKVVGPQQATKLAQKAVARILLGVGFEGAMEGSVEDFSEVLSERIVKIGTNLKVLADSYKKQCSAIELLKMLLKTVGFSNFAPLVDVVKDGSKNNVQQNQQQVHGMQPQLQQQQQSSLRLPQQVQMQRQMHPQMQQMLHSQSMAFHQQQQIERMRRRAVATRPSMDIDKERPLVQVKIENQDLPIDGNAFTSRHPQMQFRPQQPQQQQQQQMAAMSNFHSQSGAQFRQMGSLQIPSMQSPNISMVRAPPVKVEGFSELMGGDSTSKHDLDENRLTSPNGK; from the exons ATGGCTCTGCTGGGGGAGGATGGCCGCGGTTACGAATTGGCACGGAAGCTCGACACGTGCGGCGTGTGGCGAACCTGGCTCGGCGACTCCACCTACGCCGGCTTCGCACCCTTCCTCACTTCCCCTTCCGCCTGGGATTCCTTCATCACCTCCTCCACTCACGTCCCTCTTCAACTCAGGGTCCGCGCGCTTCTCTTCGACAAAGCCACCGCTTCTCTCTCgccaaaccctaaccctaaccctaactctAATCCTAACTCATATCTCCAACGCCTCAACCCTACCTACCTCCAATTGCACGCCGACGACATCTACTTCACCCTTGACACTCCCTCGCACGACTCCAAG AATCAATCTAATAAAACGGCCTCTGCTTCCGGATCCAGGTACGTTGAATCTGAATTGCCGGAAACGTGGTACAGTCAGGTGATTGATAAGTACAAGACTAGTAAGAATATAGTTTCCGGCGAATCGCGTTCGCCGGCGGAGATGGCTTCGTATCTTAACTACGTTACTAACCATAAGAAAAGGCGTCTGGCGTTTAAGGAGGATGTGAATTCGGTTGCAGATCACGCGCTGCAGCCGAACGGTGGTGGCTTAGCTGTTACTGATGATGGTGATTCCGCTGTTTTTCCCGAGATAGCGTTCGCGTTGAACTGCGTGCCTGATAGCGCGCTTCCGTTGAGTGATAGAGTGGGAAATAGCGGTAAGCAGAAGGTGAAGGTGTTTAGTGTCCTTGATACTTTGCCTCCTATTGCACCGACTAGGCATTCCGTTATGATGGAGAGGCTTGGGGTTAGGCCTGAGCCTGGTAGTATGGAGCACGGAGGAGGCGTGAGCCGTGGGAAATTTGGAGCTGACGGGAATGGGAAGGTTGTGGGGCCCCAGCAGGCGACGAAATTGGCTCAAAAGGCGGTGGCGCGGATCTTGTTGGGCGTGGGGTTTGAAGGTGCCATGGAAGGTTCGGTTGAGGACTTCTCTGAAGTACTGAGTGAACGGATTGTTAAAATAGGAACGAATTTGAAAGTGCTTGCTGATAGTTATAAGAAACAATGCTCGGCCATTGAGCTTCTGAAGATGTTGCTTAAAACAGTGGGTTTTAG TAATTTTGCACCATTAGTGGATGTGGTTAAAGATGGCTCTAAGAATAATGTACAACAGAATCAGCAACAAGTTCATGGAATGCAGCCGCAGCTGCAGCAACAACAGCAGAGTTCCCTTCGGCTACCTCAACAA GTTCAAATGCAGAGGCAGATGCATCCACAGATGCAGCAGATGCTTCATTCCCAAAGTATGGCTTTTCATCAGCAACAGCAAATAGAGAGAATGAGAAGGCGTGCTGTAGCTACTCGCCCATCTATGGATATAGATAAGGAAAGACCGCTGGTTCAAGTCAAGATTGAAAACCAAGATCTACCAATTGATGGTAATGCCTTCACTTCTAGACATCCCCAAATGCAGTTTAGGCCGCAACAGCctcagcagcagcagcagcagcagatGGCTGCAATGTCAAATTTCCATTCTCAATCTGGCGCACAGTTTAGACAGATGGGTTCCTTACAGATTCCTTCAATGCAGTCGCC GAACATTAGCATGGTTAGAGCCCCTCCTGTGAAAGTGGAGGGCTTCTCGGAATTGATGGGTGGGGATTCTACATCGAAACATGATCTAGACGAAAATAGACTCACCTCTCCCAATGGTAAATAG